The following proteins are co-located in the Planococcus plakortidis genome:
- the ytpR gene encoding YtpR family tRNA-binding protein, with translation MNAFYNKQGVGDVLLVQLTLEKPDKIHTEQFGDVTLIKNEQQEIAGFNLFQASDYIDLAEGQPVEVTEALVTALQNALEKNGVSHTLEVDLTPKFVVGYVESKDKHPNADKLNVCQVAVGEETLQIVCGAPNVEAGQKVVVAKVGAVMPSGMVIRDAELRGTASSGMICSAKELGLPDAPAEKGILVLPEDAQTGSPFEMKV, from the coding sequence ATGAATGCATTCTATAATAAACAGGGCGTCGGCGATGTGCTGCTTGTCCAATTGACATTGGAAAAACCGGATAAAATCCATACGGAACAATTTGGTGATGTGACCTTGATCAAAAACGAGCAACAGGAAATCGCAGGGTTCAATTTATTCCAGGCAAGCGATTATATAGACCTTGCGGAAGGGCAGCCTGTCGAAGTGACTGAAGCATTGGTAACAGCGCTACAAAATGCGTTGGAGAAAAACGGCGTCTCACACACCTTGGAAGTCGATTTGACGCCGAAATTCGTCGTCGGCTATGTGGAATCGAAAGACAAGCACCCGAATGCGGATAAATTGAATGTGTGCCAAGTAGCCGTCGGCGAAGAAACCCTGCAGATCGTTTGCGGCGCGCCGAATGTCGAAGCGGGCCAGAAAGTGGTCGTCGCTAAAGTGGGGGCGGTCATGCCTTCGGGTATGGTCATCCGCGATGCAGAATTGCGCGGGACCGCTTCTAGCGGCATGATTTGCTCAGCAAAAGAATTGGGCTTGCCGGATGCACCGGCGGAAAAAGGAATTTTGGTATTGCCGGAAGATGCGCAAACAGGATCTCCATTTGAAATGAAGGTGTAA
- a CDS encoding DNA translocase FtsK — protein sequence MSWMKNIWNKMFTEETGAEEKPYDHSEETEHIEPTQQASKPAPFRFPLISDEEAKGLPVETRTPERREEKPRVDMAPKTTEEKTYELDALEPSGKLPKPNAGRTKKKRPHVPKTAESQGLDLPGNTTRRFQPTRVASPVHGFTDRPTPIDELLEQEAKKKAELERKNDWSQRSLQELYKKSDDRLPQSKKPRSSMETTVYKPVEHNEQAPETASISETTFEKAEAAEDQQPEKKPEPQYEWADRSLQDLLPKNQKAEQAPEKMPQQPEQAEVTVYRTTDQQQSLKEAADAASADVNEEIHEEDTGKGGSPAFAEQPVVEKEILAEMPQSPQAETKSEDHVHNPEPKPVLPQAKTQGMAKKERTVPFNVLMLKSDKERLPKQPQTPTAEKKTALIEETTAKPADRDETSYTGYQLPGHEYLLEPENDLKDETWMQEQGERLVEALSHFQIKAEIIGTVQGPAVTRFELRVAQGIKVSKIRNLADDLKLALAARDIRIQAPIPGKSSIGIEIPNRQSRAVRLSEVIGSPNFKASASPLEAALGLDLAGNPVTLDLRKMPHGLIAGATGSGKSVCINSLLVSLLYKSSPRDLKMLLIDPKMVELAPYNHIPHLVSPVITDVKAATASLKWAVEEMERRYQLFAHTGVRDLERYNKMVNDKGHPAQHLPYILIVIDELADLMMMSPSDVEDSICRIAQKARACGIHLVIATQRPSVDVITGLIKSNIPTRIAFSVSSQVDSRTILDTQGAERLLGRGDMLYLGNGMAAPNRLQGTFVTDDEIENVIAHVRAQGEPDYIFKEEELIQRSQSPSEQDDLFEEACRFIMSQGSASTSLLQRKFHIGYNRAARLMDLIEEYGFISEQNGSKARTVLITESDIEEVFR from the coding sequence ATGAGCTGGATGAAAAATATATGGAATAAAATGTTTACAGAAGAAACAGGAGCAGAAGAGAAACCGTATGACCACAGCGAGGAAACGGAGCATATCGAGCCAACGCAACAGGCGAGCAAACCGGCGCCTTTCCGGTTTCCGCTCATTTCCGATGAAGAAGCAAAAGGCCTGCCTGTTGAGACACGCACACCTGAACGGCGGGAAGAAAAACCGCGCGTTGACATGGCTCCCAAAACAACCGAAGAAAAGACTTATGAACTCGATGCCTTGGAGCCGAGCGGTAAATTGCCAAAACCGAATGCAGGGCGCACCAAGAAAAAGCGTCCCCATGTACCGAAAACAGCTGAATCGCAAGGGCTTGACCTGCCGGGCAACACGACACGGCGCTTCCAGCCGACGCGTGTCGCGTCCCCTGTACACGGGTTCACGGACCGTCCGACGCCAATCGATGAACTGTTGGAACAGGAAGCGAAAAAGAAAGCGGAGCTTGAACGCAAAAACGATTGGTCGCAGCGCAGCCTGCAAGAATTGTACAAAAAAAGCGACGACCGGTTGCCGCAGTCAAAAAAACCGCGTTCCTCCATGGAAACAACGGTATATAAGCCTGTAGAACATAATGAGCAAGCTCCAGAAACTGCATCTATCAGTGAAACAACATTTGAAAAAGCAGAAGCGGCAGAAGATCAGCAACCGGAAAAAAAGCCTGAACCCCAGTATGAATGGGCAGATCGCAGCCTCCAGGACTTATTGCCAAAAAACCAAAAAGCTGAACAAGCGCCTGAAAAAATGCCTCAACAACCTGAACAAGCGGAAGTGACCGTTTACCGCACAACTGATCAACAACAGTCATTGAAAGAGGCGGCGGACGCAGCCAGTGCTGATGTGAATGAGGAAATTCATGAGGAAGATACGGGCAAAGGCGGATCGCCGGCATTTGCTGAACAGCCTGTAGTGGAAAAAGAAATCCTTGCAGAAATGCCGCAAAGCCCACAGGCAGAAACTAAAAGTGAAGATCATGTACATAACCCGGAGCCGAAACCGGTATTGCCGCAAGCGAAAACACAGGGCATGGCCAAAAAGGAACGAACCGTGCCATTCAATGTGTTAATGCTGAAATCGGATAAAGAGCGTCTGCCGAAACAGCCGCAAACACCGACAGCGGAAAAAAAAACGGCATTAATAGAGGAAACCACAGCTAAACCAGCAGATCGTGATGAAACAAGCTATACTGGCTACCAGTTGCCAGGGCATGAGTATCTTCTTGAGCCTGAGAACGATTTAAAAGATGAAACGTGGATGCAAGAACAAGGCGAGCGCCTTGTTGAAGCTTTGTCCCATTTCCAGATCAAGGCGGAAATCATCGGGACGGTGCAAGGCCCTGCCGTCACGCGCTTTGAGCTGCGTGTCGCACAAGGGATCAAAGTGAGCAAGATCCGCAACTTGGCCGATGATCTGAAGTTAGCGCTTGCGGCGCGGGATATCCGCATTCAAGCGCCGATTCCCGGAAAAAGCTCGATTGGCATCGAAATCCCGAACCGCCAAAGCCGCGCAGTGCGCTTATCGGAAGTCATCGGAAGCCCGAACTTCAAAGCATCGGCGTCACCGCTTGAAGCAGCGCTCGGGCTCGACCTTGCCGGGAATCCGGTTACGCTCGATCTACGTAAAATGCCGCACGGCTTGATTGCCGGCGCTACAGGGTCCGGGAAAAGCGTATGCATCAATTCACTGCTCGTCAGCCTGCTCTACAAATCATCGCCACGCGATCTGAAAATGCTGTTGATCGACCCGAAAATGGTCGAGTTGGCACCATACAACCATATCCCGCATTTAGTTAGCCCGGTCATTACGGACGTCAAGGCAGCGACCGCTTCCCTGAAATGGGCAGTGGAGGAAATGGAACGCCGTTATCAACTTTTCGCCCATACAGGAGTGCGCGATCTGGAGCGCTATAACAAAATGGTCAACGACAAAGGGCATCCGGCACAACATCTGCCGTATATCCTGATCGTCATCGATGAATTGGCCGATTTGATGATGATGTCGCCTTCAGACGTGGAAGATTCCATTTGCCGCATCGCCCAAAAAGCACGTGCCTGCGGAATCCATTTAGTGATCGCTACGCAACGCCCGTCGGTGGACGTCATTACAGGGTTGATCAAATCCAATATCCCGACGCGCATCGCTTTTTCGGTCTCGTCACAAGTCGATAGCCGGACGATCCTCGATACGCAGGGAGCCGAGCGTTTGCTCGGGCGGGGGGATATGCTGTATTTGGGGAACGGCATGGCCGCGCCAAATCGCTTACAGGGAACGTTCGTGACAGATGACGAGATTGAAAACGTCATCGCCCATGTCCGTGCTCAAGGAGAACCCGACTATATTTTCAAAGAAGAGGAATTGATCCAGCGCAGCCAATCGCCTTCCGAACAGGATGATTTGTTCGAGGAAGCCTGCCGTTTCATCATGTCACAAGGAAGCGCATCGACATCCTTGTTGCAGCGAAAATTCCATATCGGCTATAACCGGGCTGCCCGCTTAATGGATTTGATCGAAGAATATGGCTTTATCTCCGAACAGAATGGCAGCAAAGCAAGAACGGTACTCATTACTGAAAGCGATATCGAAGAAGTGTTCCGTTGA
- a CDS encoding DUF1444 family protein has translation MKSAELFTILKERVANDQLSWTLDRQKDIANVRHKKLGKGMTISLPQVINRFETKGDAAIEEIAYTISETFQAMERESAGELPGEQHIYPVIRATSFPEESREGHRFLTSPHTAETRIYYALDAGTTYRLIDEKVLDSLALTAEQVQEIAKFQVKKLKTAVKEDHVAGNVFYFLNENDGYDASRILNETFLKDMKKKIQGDMTVSVPHQDVLIIGDIRNEAGYDVLAQMAMHFFTNGKVPITSLSFVYENEMFEPIFILAKNRPEKENDKK, from the coding sequence ATGAAATCCGCCGAGTTATTTACTATACTGAAAGAGCGGGTTGCAAATGACCAGCTGAGCTGGACATTGGACCGCCAAAAAGATATTGCGAACGTAAGGCATAAAAAGCTTGGAAAAGGCATGACCATCTCCCTGCCGCAAGTGATCAATCGTTTCGAAACGAAAGGCGATGCAGCAATCGAGGAAATCGCCTATACCATTTCTGAGACTTTCCAGGCGATGGAACGCGAGTCAGCTGGAGAGTTGCCGGGCGAACAGCATATTTACCCGGTCATCCGCGCAACTTCGTTTCCGGAAGAATCGCGTGAAGGCCATCGCTTCCTGACATCGCCCCATACGGCAGAAACGCGCATTTACTACGCGCTTGATGCCGGGACGACTTATCGCTTGATTGATGAAAAGGTATTGGATAGCCTAGCGCTGACAGCCGAACAAGTGCAGGAAATCGCCAAATTCCAAGTGAAGAAATTAAAAACCGCTGTCAAGGAAGACCATGTGGCAGGCAATGTTTTCTACTTCCTGAATGAAAACGATGGATATGATGCGTCGCGCATCTTGAATGAAACCTTTTTAAAAGACATGAAAAAGAAGATACAAGGGGACATGACCGTTTCGGTACCCCATCAGGACGTCTTGATCATCGGGGATATCCGCAACGAAGCCGGATACGATGTGCTCGCCCAAATGGCGATGCATTTCTTCACGAATGGCAAAGTGCCGATTACGTCCTTGTCATTTGTCTATGAAAACGAGATGTTTGAACCGATATTCATCCTAGCGAAAAACAGACCCGAGAAGGAGAACGATAAAAAATGA
- a CDS encoding thioredoxin family protein → MEKLQSTEQFMRLANTENVIFMFTAGWCPDCRVIDPIMPDIEEKFSDYTFVSVDRDQFIDLCIEKDIYGIPSFLGFREGEEQGRFVSRDRKTQEEIESFISKLSK, encoded by the coding sequence ATGGAGAAATTGCAATCAACGGAACAATTCATGCGGCTGGCCAACACGGAAAATGTCATTTTCATGTTTACGGCCGGATGGTGTCCCGATTGCCGGGTGATCGATCCCATCATGCCCGATATTGAAGAGAAATTCAGCGACTATACTTTCGTTTCGGTTGACCGGGACCAATTCATCGATTTATGCATCGAAAAAGACATCTATGGAATCCCAAGCTTCCTCGGATTCCGGGAAGGCGAAGAGCAAGGGCGTTTCGTCAGCCGAGACCGCAAGACGCAGGAGGAAATTGAATCGTTTATCTCCAAGCTGTCAAAATAA